The sequence TAAACTGGCCTGTCTGTAGAGTGCGGATCACAGTCTCACACACTGCACTACATAACTCCGCTATTGATCACACTATTCTTAAGTTCGTCATCAGAGCTCGTTTACACACACTTCCTACAAAGTATAATCTGTCTGTGTGGTACCCGAAACACCATGAGCCCTTCTGTTTACTGCATAGCGACAGAACGACGGAATCAACAGCACACATAATGAACGGCTGTCCTGCGTTCAAAGGCCTTTACATCGCACGTCATGACCGCATTGTGAATTTTATAGCTAAGAGGGGGACAGAGTCAGTGTGCACAGTGCACTAAACACTAACAAGTCATTAGAGATTTTCCAAACACCCCTGATATTGTTTTTGTGGATGAAGTATTGAAAACATTCTAATTATGGAAGTAGGCTGCTGTTTTGACGCATACATGGATTTGTGCTATTCAGAAAAAATGCTGAAATATCAACTATTAGTAAATGCTTTAAAAGCATGTGGTTACAACACAAATTTTGTGGTTTTAATCTATGGTTGCCAAGGGCACGTTCATAAATTGTGTGTGAGGGGTCTACAAATTGCCAGACTCAGTAAAAAAAACTCTAAACAAATTGCAAAGTACTGTTCTGTTTACTATTTACTCactactatttactatttactcactaCTATGCGCAGACTTGACTGAGTTTTTTAATAttgtcacacacaaaaaaaaactcaatggtTTTATCTACTGCTTGTACTGTGAAACATCACGGGCTTTTTATGATTATTTGGATGTTGTGTTGCTTTAATTAGTATTTGTCATtccaaataaaattaatcaaatgtgtgtgcgtgtgtgtgtgtgtgtgtgtgcgtgcatgcgtgcgtgtgttcATTATTTTACCTGTACAAAACAAAATGGCATCTATGTCTCTATGGCTTTTCTGAGAAGTTGTTACTATATCCCCTTGAGGAACATCATTACAGAAGCTtatcttcaattcaattcaattcctatttatttatatagtgcttttaaaatgtagattgtgtcaaagcagcttaacatagaagttctattaattgaaactgtgtcagtccagttttcagagttgaagttcagtttagttcagttcagtgtggtttaatttcacCGCTGAGAAGTCCAAACATTGTAGAAACAAAACACATGCACAGCTCccaaatcccaaaccaagcaagacagtggcgaggaacaaacttcaccaattgacgaaagtggaggaaaaaactttgagagaaaccaggctcagttgggcgcgaccatttctcctctggggAATGCtagacgtccatcgtggagaactgcaggtgtgagtaggttaCAGTatcatgctctccgctcctccatgaccaccacagcatcagctcaggatgtCGCCTGGCCCAgcattatggataccttggcatcatttcttcacaggtcttggatcacatcaatggtgctgcataatctctagaggcctcgagATGAGTAGCCCCAGGTAAAAATagagaataatgaaaataaatagagtagctgctgttcatagtgtattaaACAAGATATGAAAAATTgtgacaggaggagtgtgtccaaCGGGTGTTTTGTCAAGCCCGCTTATCTGCATGGAGCAAACTCACGCATCAAACTACAAAATACTTTACTAAAATATCTTTAGGTCTTTAATCTATTTTTGAACTGAGAATGTGTctaagcctcggacattatcaggaaggctattccagagtttaggagctataaatgagaaggctcgacctcctttagtagagtTTGCTATTCTGAGTaataccagaagccctgagttttgagatcttaaagagtgggttggattgcagccagacagaaggttggttagataaacaatattttataatcaatacggaacttGACAGGCAGGCAGTATaaagaggataaaattggggtgatatgatcatattttctagacctggtaagaattCTTTCAGATAAATTTTGCAATAAATGAAGTtcattaatagaggatgctgggcaaccaacAAACAGAGCATTACTTTAATCTaacctagaagtcataaaagcatgaactagcttttctgcatctgaaatggatagcatactttataacttagcgatatttctcagatgaaggAAGGTGGTTTTTGTGACATAGgggatatgattttcaaaagttaagtttctgtctaatataacacccgGATCTTTTACAGTAGAGCTAATACTAAGTTTGTATCCTTTCGATTGCAGGATGAGTTGTGAGATCTACTGTGTAAATGAATTAGgaccaataagtaataattctgttttgtctaaattaaaaaataaattaatttgttggtcatccagtctttaacatctttaatacactcagttaactTAGACTgttcagacgtctcatcaggttttgttgaaatatataatcgagtatcatctgcatagcagtgaaagctgatcacATGTCTTCTAATGCCTTATCTTACGTGGTTCAAACCAATAGTTTTTTGGAAGAGTATGATTTTGGAAAAAACTTtgaacttaattatttatttcccAAAGATGCATCAAACTATGGTAGTTCACCCACAGGCTATGTCATTGttttggaaatgcaccccagacTGTCAAGAATCAAAGTACATAATTGGAACGAATGTAGCATTTCAATAACAAAATGTAAGCAACTTAATTTAAATACAGTAGCATGttctcaacaacaacaaaaacaacaacaacaacaacaacaaaaatgataCAGATGAGTCCATTTTGCTAAGAAGTAGCCCACAAACAACATTCTTACTTCAAGTTAACTGCCAACTGTTAGACTACACTGTCAAAAAAATTGCTGtgattttattggtttattttttttttaaatgttacaataAAAACACGTAGCCTGGTTAACAGTACTTTTTAGTTAATATATATGGTAAACatttgactttcccagaattcccagaATTATTTGTAGATGTTTGTACTTTAAAACATTGGTTTtcttaacatttaaattaaatattgtagtttactgtaaaaatgtaaaaaattattttatggtTTGTACTCTATTTTAATGAAAACATACTGGCAACAACAGCTGCCTTTTTGCCAGTAAAtctgatgtatttttatttacagtgcactttaTGGATTAAATTTCAAGTGTTGTTagtagaaaaatatttttttacaaaataacagTAATACATTACAAACAAGTGTAAAACCAGATGTGTAATCTTGTAAGATGCTATGTTGGTTTGTACCATTGTAGTTACCTATAGTTGCTGAGCTTCTTATAGCTACCCACTGCCCGGCACTGCGGAACAAGCCCTGTACTCTAGCATCACATATTAAATAACTCAAATCATGAATTAATATGTTTATTCAGTTTGATTTGCTCAGTTTATGCAAGTTTTACATGTAAGTACACAAGAGACATAGTTGTTACTGTTCATAATGTACACACAGTGACTGAAATGGTAGCACTGTTGTGGCGTACATTGTGTTCCCTCAAAAAACACATGCACCCTGGTGCCTTGCAGGACTGTGAACAAAACTAAGACTCTACCAACATGCAGTGTTTACGTTCTCATTAAACTACCTCATGACTTTTAAAAGTGGACAGGAATAGAATAAATTTACACTGCATGAAGGCCATAAAGAGGGGGCCTATGaactatttgtttttacaaaatagGGCACAATGTAGTGTATTTTAAATTTTGTACTGCACAGTGTTTAATGAATATAACAgaaattaaatacatataaaataatggGAGTATAATGCCAGTACATTTTATCTTATTCAAAACTAGAAACTATCAAATTGAAATATAACATgtatattatatgttttattacaaatgacaaataatataaaaatatatttgcaaaaGTTGTGTGAAAGTGTACATATAGAAAGTTTCAGTAGCTTgcttttaaattcaatatttaatttttttttttggatgtaaaattttatcagtttagtttatttttgtaaggTTCCATGTGTCAACCTGTGTTGACTATATTAGTTAGCATGATCAAcaatcaatatatataaatataaatgaaaatctaAAATAAGAGTGAATATAGGGCTCCTCGATTATGGGAAAactcataatcacgattattttggtcataattgtaatcacgattattcaaaacgattatcagttgaagtcaaaattattcgccctcctgtgaatttctttttttagatacaaatatttcccaaattatgtttaacagagcaatccGAAAAATcagagaaatcagttattagaaatgagtaattgaaactattatgtttttacatttttccattgaacaaaaatgatcgccaataattcaggaggacttttttcctccctgtaaataagaaaagggaaataaatacaaccgaataaaaatatgaaacaaactgtgctttaagcatcttcactgtaaaaaaaaaaaaaaaaaaaacgctaattatagctacaaaagtccttcgttcaagagcagtgagtgattttccccttttgttatttgattaatgataaacaCAGTCGGCAGCAGAAATATTtcacgctgtcactttaagagcagtgcggttcaGATTAATGGTTTCTCTTTTACATGTCATTTGATtttcaactcgtttgtttattacacaaatgagagttaatataaataatcactaaacactgagttttgacacaaatttgcatgtatttgaacATTAAAgcactcacattaagatgactttagatgtgtgtgctctgctcgtctctgaggctgagcgcgcacacacacaacagcatgcgatctcttctgtgcttttaaaaacatgaatgattcgaatgtacatcagtgAATGATGCGTATCGCGTACTACTGtgaaagttacattacagtacatgcttttagtcttTTTCACGTAAAACTGAGCTTTGCGGAGCAATGTGTACTGGAAAGGGGGTGGTAAATTATGGAATAATCGTTTTATCTTGATTAATGATTTTTATCCACACTCCATCATAATTCATAATTATCATAATTGTTAGAAGACAAAATCGAAAGCAaaaccgaattttcgattaattgcacagccctaagtgaataatattaggattttttaaataatttaaataaattttgaaatGCAAGTTATTTCAgtaatggcaaagctgaattttcaccagtctttattacatttttaattgccACATGATATTTTGTGGAAATTGTGAAATATAACAGTTTAAGCATTTGACCTGTATGTCTTTTTTTGTAACCTCCATAGGTAATTTTCATCTGATAATCAATGATCCAGTACAACTGCTCCTCTCCCAGCTCGCTCTTCACAATTGTGAACACGTCATGGTGCTCCACCAAAGAAGAAGAATGTCAAAACAGAACAGCAAACCTGTCAGACCTCTGTCTATCCCGGAGTGCCTACCTGGAGAAATACCTGGGACCATGTCGCTCACCCTTCTTTCTGCCTATATGTGTCACCTACCTGCTCATCTTTGTAGTAGGTGTGGTGGGCAACATCCTAACTTGTATTGTCATCACCCGTCACCGCATCATGCGCACAACGACAAACTACTACCTGTTCAGCCTGGCCATTTCTGACCTCCTTGTACTGTTGCTTGGCCTCCCGCTGGAGCTTTATGAGCTCTGGAGCAACTATCCTTTTCTGTTTGGCATTTCTGGCTGCTACTTCAAAACCTGCCTCTTTGAGACAGTCTGCTTTGCCTCTGTTCTCAATGTTACAGCCTTGAGTGCAGAACGTTATAGAGCGATCATTCATCCTCTGCACACCAAACATGTGGCGACGAGTGCTCATGCCAAGCGTGTTATCCTTGTGTTATGGGCTGTCTCTCTATTGTGTGCCTTGCCCAATACCAGTCTCCATGGTGTGGAGATGTTAAAACCCCGTTTTGGACTTACTTTCCCAGAATCAGGTGTGTGTACAGTGGTACACGATAGGTGGATCTACAACCTGCTAGTGCAAGTGACAGCACTGCTGTTCTTCATACTGCCGATGCTGACAATCAGTGTGCTATATGTGCTGATTGGCCTACAGCTGCACCGGGAAAGGGAATGCTTTGATTCAAAGATCGTGCTCAGTCAGGATGGGGTCAATCAGAGGGCACGTCATCGACAAGTCACAAAAATGCTTTGTAAGTCCTATTCCAGCATAACTGCTTTTagaatttagaaaatattttatattatatgaaCTAAAacaggggctgcacggtggtgcagtagatagtgccgttgcctcacagcaagaaggtcactggttcgagcctcggctgggtcagttggcatttctgtgtggagtttctccccttgtttgcatgggtttcctcggggtgctctggtttcccccacaagtccaaaaacatgtagtataggtgaattgggtgggctaaattgggtggataagttggcggttcacttcgctgtggcgaccccggattaaggccgaaaagaaaatgaattaattaattaactgaaACAAAACCATTTTCATCTGGTAATAAAGGAGTAGTTAACCACCTCAAAATATTTCAATTACTATGTCTCAGGCCAGCTTAGATAGAGGTGACCTTTTTTTAGCTGACGTCCTATGTTTACACTATAGTTGTAGTGCATCTGTATTATTGTTCAACACCCTTAGTTCAAATTTATCTTTTGTGACATGTGGGATCAAATTCAAGACCCTAATTATGGAATGCACTTCACCACAAGGGAGGATTCAGTATAACACACACAGGTATTGCTGAATGAACAAAGCGTGTTCAAATGATGTGTTAGGAGAACAGAATGATTGTTTTGATTATAATctgtttattttggtcaaatgCAGCAAAATATAAATACCCTCTTTTTGAGCACATCCTTTCAACATATTCCATAACAATCATGTTTTAGGTCAGTAAAAAGTTGGTGGTCTTTTGGTGGGATGTCTTTTAcccctttttaatttttcaaagctTGATTTGCCTTATTTTGAGACTTAAATAATTTTACACTCATAAGTAAACTTTTGAAAAAGCTAGTTTTGAGTTCTGAGATCAATTTTCTTTTTTAGAATTCCAAATTGTATTTATActcaatgtggaaa is a genomic window of Danio aesculapii chromosome 2, fDanAes4.1, whole genome shotgun sequence containing:
- the nmur1b gene encoding neuromedin-U receptor 1, encoding MIQYNCSSPSSLFTIVNTSWCSTKEEECQNRTANLSDLCLSRSAYLEKYLGPCRSPFFLPICVTYLLIFVVGVVGNILTCIVITRHRIMRTTTNYYLFSLAISDLLVLLLGLPLELYELWSNYPFLFGISGCYFKTCLFETVCFASVLNVTALSAERYRAIIHPLHTKHVATSAHAKRVILVLWAVSLLCALPNTSLHGVEMLKPRFGLTFPESGVCTVVHDRWIYNLLVQVTALLFFILPMLTISVLYVLIGLQLHRERECFDSKIVLSQDGVNQRARHRQVTKMLCALVIVFGICWAPFHIDRVMWSYIDDWTAENHHVFEYVHLLSGVFFYLSSVVNPILYNLMSSRFREMFREVVCQKDHRQLSMSKVTLRSVVSASFSASNTVSFSVKFNPRELPHTL